In Mytilus galloprovincialis chromosome 1, xbMytGall1.hap1.1, whole genome shotgun sequence, the following are encoded in one genomic region:
- the LOC143055428 gene encoding uncharacterized protein LOC143055428, whose protein sequence is MGTSFSVLCNNKRSTVVISASVQNIKQEDVNDNIIKSPRKLHPCESRDSGIENEIPHGLPGFNTADGENNIIDEDADGDDESSDDDILPSEITKVSRPHSCRLGTRSSSRKKTEDIVLAEDKLVKILRNGKTGNNSSDENEQDIEREDSFYGDTRQNIKSELKCQDKRTKVSRLKSGKVTNGATVIGDLNSSSGESSDGETWVIPDETIDQSRRSSQRKGWVSQDDALGDESESPTLTSRSQNGLDYYRIVSDSYRRYDAHIMKKASEMSISSILLMPSDGLISPTNTELDEPINCLPFHLQRKMDDLVTMFMNSLRERRRKGRLTQTEYEGIMKNLRNQLVAFVFTCINNDSTPRIEVTSDSKSLFSDNPWAVQINLHSSDEEILQTSEKQLAKRLVKKGLNISKEDIACLLGDHLRTIEQLQHVRDSGRLHTSETNQDTKQRLLSAPSSRKDNTNNNKRKKPPPTAHPKINNNQKSKSLSETKPNLLNSAKNKKVIKPKGSLKGNAVCPVVLDSSDTESTIENSSDCDTPKAMIYSDATDTKTYWIQPSNIDNQNQAADEAFTSLNAPMFTDQKSNQSKPYNSALKKTNGTDSFPKVLKKSTSDADLQNLPQTNSPVKVSKLKKSISLDEQKLQCTLPPNLTNEEAVVATELCQVFWSRRQSQSVSEYCQQIKTARDDFILQYGHYFKELIKRKMLHLHSGQKHDYVIYLFKHVSSLRLEKGYRDIFHLQDTTSKGKQDGKEATPAEIELELKRLDHSFTKDILEKLDKNVVTEDILEKLIIIHMRKTSCVTVQTIKVAEAPLSRTHSLTDAIDPRQDGFTSSAGSTISRKSEPDMRRWSKKDGLGSNNSDDIWGEVEKYQRAKSARSRVSTGKRRPGVTQVIGISPMEPLNEGMEDNNLTKVEETEGKFSVKSRPDSGIAVSMSSGSYSSYSSSDTAKEPRDDIDEACQSEIPDVLYDRVEKVKPEAFNDIKSLVAGITKGLTSTETKAMALYQWLVRINFDKCTNTTKRISSPCAKLRQIVDKKLSHAQFYQDLCKAAGIKCEKVEGYVKNKDYLPGNTVQSSKFLHTWNAVSIGGHFRLVDPCFGARKEKYFIDHYFATSPDDFILSHYPKEKRWMLMNQSLSVEDFEGTVKTWPAMFHFNIRPLSMKSVIRTYDGKLSVTVLLRGVAVIPVLEYSGPGAELDADSLRDNIDEEIRDSENAETFHITLPQEGNYYFTLTAHILNENRDVPVFQYRIEYVDELL, encoded by the exons ATGGGAACAAGCTTTAGTGTACTCTGTAATAATAAAAGATCTACGGTGGTCATTTCTGCGAGCGTCCAGAacataaaacaagaagatgtaAATGACAATATCATAAAGTCGCCCCGGAAGTTACATCCATGTGAGTCACGTGACTCTGGTATAGAAAATGAGATTCCACACGGACTCCCCGGTTTCAATACCGCAGATGGCGAAAATAATATAATTGACGAAGATGCAGATGGCGACGACGAATCGTCCGATGATGATATCCTTCCAAGTGAAATTACCAAAGTTTCTCGCCCTCACTCGTGTCGGCTTGGCACCAGATCATCGTCTCGCAAAAAAACCGAGGATATAGTATTAGCAGAAGACAAATTAGTAAAGATTTTGAGAAATGGTAAAACTGGAAATAATTCGTCAGATGAAAACGAACAAGACATTGAACGAGAGGACAGTTTCTATGGTGACACAAGACAAAATATTAAATCAGAGCTCAAATGTCAAGACAAAAGAACTAAAGTAAGTAGGTTAAAAAGTGGTAAAGTCACAAATGGCGCCACAGTGATTGGAGATCTAAATAGCTCATCCGGGGAATCTAGTGACGGTGAAACATGGGTTATTCCAGATGAAACAATTGATCAGTCTAGGAGGTCGTCACAAAGAAAAGGCTGGGTAAGCCAAGATGACGCTTTGGGTGATGAATCGGAATCTCCAACTCTGACGTCAAGATCGCAAAACGGACTGGACTATTACAGAATAGTAAGTGACAGTTACCGACGCTATGATGCACATATCATGAAGAAAGCAAGCGAGATGTCTATATCCAGCATCTTACTAATGCCGAGTGATGGCTTAATATCGCCTACTAACACAGAGTTGGATGAACCTATTAACTGTTTGCCTTTTCACCTGCAAAGG AAAATGGACGACTTGGTGACGATGTTTATGAATTCACTCCGTGAAAGACGGAGAAAAGGAAGACTTACTCAAACAGAATATGAGGGTATAATGAAGAATCTACGAAATCAGCTGGTAGCTTTTGTCTTCACTTGTATAAATAACGACTCAACACCCAGAATAGAAGTCACG TCGGATTCCAAGTCTTTGTTTTCGGATAACCCATGGGCGGTCCAGATAAATTTGCATTCATCAGATGAGGAA ATTCTTCAAACTTCCGAGAAGCAATTGGCTAAGCGGCTTGTTAAGAAAGGTCTTAATATAAGTAAAGAAGATATTGCATGCTTGTTGGGAGACCATCTCAGGACCATAGAACAACTTCAACATGTGAGGGATTCGGGAAGATTACATACGTCCGAGACTAATCAAGATACAAAACAGAGACTATTATCTGCTCCTTCCTCTCgtaaagataatacaaacaataATAAAAGGAAAAAACCACCACCTACCGCCCATCCTAAAATCAATAATAATCAAAAGTCCAAATCTTTAAGTGAGACTAAACCTAACTTATTGAACAGTGCCAAAAATAAAAAGGTAATAAAACCCAAAGGAAGCTTAAAAGGTAATGCTGTATGTCCAGTTGTTTTGGACAGCAGTGATACTGAAAGTACGATAGAAAATAGCAGTGACTGTGATACACCAAAGGCCATGATTTACTCTGACGCAACCGACACGAAAACATACTGGATACAACCATCCAACATTGACAATCAAAACCAAGCTGCCGATGAAGCATTTACATCGCTTAATGCACCAATGTTCACTGATCAAAAGAGCAACCAATCAAAACCTTATAATTCCGCtttgaagaaaacaaatggaACAGACTCTTTTCCTAAGGTTTTGAAGAAAAGCACATCTGATGCCGATTTGCAAAACCTTCCACAGACGAATTCACCAGTAAAAGTATCGAAACTAAAGAAAAGCATTTCTCTGGATGAACAGAAATTGCAGTGTACACTTCCACCTAATTTG ACTAATGAAGAAGCGGTAGTTGCCACAGAGTTGTGCCAAGTGTTCTGGAGCAGACGTCAAAGTCAGTCAGTATCAGAGTACTGTCAGCAGATAAAGACAGCGAGAGATGATTTCATATTACAATATGGTCATTACTTCAAAGAGTTGATTAAG CGAAAAATGTTGCATCTACATTCAGGACAAAAACATGATTATGtcatatatttattcaaacatgTTAGCAGTCTGAGATTGG AAAAAGGATACAGGGATATTTTCCATTTGCAGGATACCACAAGCAAAGGGAAACAAGATGGTAAAGAAGCTACTCCAGCCGAAATTGAACTG GAATTAAAGCGACTTGACCACAGCTTCACCAAAGACATTCTAGAGAAGTTAGATAAAAATGTCGTGACGGAGGATATTTTGGAAAAACTTATTATTATACACATGAGGAAAACAAGTTGTGTTACCGTTCAGACCATCAAGGTAGCGGAAGCACCTTTATCAAGAACGCATAGTTTAACTGATGCCATAGATCCAAGACAAGATGGGTTCACCAGCAGTGCAGGAAGCACTATCAGCCGGAAAAGTGAACCGGACATGCGGAGATGGTCGAAAAAAGACGGGTTGGGATCTAACAATTCGGATGATATTTGGGGAGAAGTGGAAAAATACCAAAGAGCT AAATCAGCACGCTCAAGAGTATCCACGGGGAAACGCCGACCAGGAGTTACACAAGTAATTGGGATTTCTCCAATGGAACCTTTAAATGAAGGCATGGAGGATAACAACCTTACAAAAGTGGAAGAG aCGGAGGGTAAATTCAGCGTTAAAAGTCGACCAGACAGTGGCATCGCTGTAAGCATGTCTTCCGGTAGTTACTCAAGTTACTCCAGCTCAGATACAGCCAAGGAACCAAGGGATGATATTGACGAAGCCTGCCAATCGGAAATTCCTGATGTTTTATATGATAGAGTAGAAAAA GTGAAACCTGAAGCATTCAACGACATTAAAAGTCTTGTTGCTGGAATTACCAAAGGTCTAACATCTACTGAGACGAAAGCTATGGCGCTATACCAGTGGCTTGTCAGGATTAATTTTGATAAGTGCACAAATACTACGAAACGAATAAGTTCGCCATGTGCTAAACTACGCCAGATAGTAGACAAGAAGCTCAGTCATGCGCAGTTCTATCAGGATTTATGCAA agCTGCTGGAATTAAATGTGAAAAGGTCGAAGGTTATGTTAAAAACAAAGACTATCTTCCGGGAAATACAGTGCAATCATCTAAATTTTTACATACGTGGAATGCAGTGAGCATTGGTGGACATTTCAGACTTGTAGACCCTTGTTTCGGAGCAAGAAAAGAGAAATATTTCATTGATCATTATTTTGCAACATCACCAGACGATTTTATTTTATCCCACTATCCTAAGGAAAAGAGGTGGATGCTTATGAACCAGTCGTTATCAGTAGAAGACTTTGAAGGCACGGTCAAAACATGGCCGGCAATGTTTCATTTTAATATCCGACCGTTAAGTATGAAATCTGTTATTCGGACTTACGATGGCAAACTAAGTGTGACAGTGTTGCTTAGGGGCGTGGCTGTAATACCAGTGTTAGAGTATTCTGGCCCTGGTGCAGAGTTAGACGCTGACTCACTTCGAGATAACATTGATGAAGAAATCCGAGACTCGGAAAATGCCGAGACATTCCACATAACATTGCCACAAGAAGGAAATTATTACTTTACTTTAACAGCacatattttgaatgaaaatagAGATGTGCCTGTGTTTCAATATCGTATAGAATATGTCGATGAATTGTTATGA